Proteins encoded within one genomic window of Acinetobacter sp. YWS30-1:
- the ftsW gene encoding putative lipid II flippase FtsW — translation MAEFAQTAINKINQFYQQWVPKLPAEVNPRNVLIFCVLALLCIGSIMVASASMPYAERMHENAFHYVTRHAISILVAAGAAFLAYKVPLKVWFNNTFFLWIITIVLLVAVLFVGTEVNGSKRWIRVAGFTLQASEVAKVMMAIFTADYVVRRAEEVRNNIKGLVRLSAIMGATVGLIILEPDLGATVVITLTMLGVFFLAGAPWIQFGVAFITLLGAFAAAIALEPYRLQRLLSFSNPWEDPLGTGYQLSNALMAFGRGEWTGVGLGHSIQKMSYLPEAHTDFMLAILGEEFGFLGISTILILSFTVMVCCIRIGHRALQHQYLRAGYLAYGISIIFLLQILVNAGMNMGLLPTKGLTLPFISYGGSSLIICAVMISLILKIDSTTQQVNPSREESSF, via the coding sequence ATGGCTGAGTTTGCTCAGACTGCGATCAATAAAATTAATCAATTTTATCAGCAGTGGGTACCTAAGTTACCCGCTGAAGTTAATCCGCGTAATGTGCTGATTTTTTGTGTGCTGGCTTTGCTGTGCATCGGTTCGATCATGGTGGCATCGGCTTCGATGCCTTATGCGGAACGGATGCATGAGAATGCTTTCCATTATGTGACCCGACATGCGATCTCGATTCTGGTTGCGGCGGGTGCAGCCTTTTTAGCCTATAAAGTTCCATTAAAAGTCTGGTTCAATAACACTTTCTTTTTATGGATTATTACCATTGTTTTGCTGGTCGCCGTACTCTTTGTCGGGACTGAAGTAAACGGCTCCAAGCGCTGGATTCGGGTAGCCGGTTTTACCTTGCAGGCTTCCGAAGTCGCTAAGGTCATGATGGCGATTTTTACCGCTGACTATGTAGTCCGTCGTGCTGAAGAGGTTCGTAATAATATCAAAGGCTTGGTACGATTAAGTGCCATCATGGGTGCAACCGTTGGCCTGATTATTCTTGAGCCTGACTTAGGGGCAACAGTGGTAATCACCCTGACCATGCTCGGTGTATTCTTCCTGGCTGGTGCACCCTGGATTCAGTTCGGTGTCGCTTTTATTACTTTATTGGGTGCATTTGCTGCTGCGATTGCTCTGGAACCTTATCGTTTACAACGTTTATTGTCTTTCTCGAATCCTTGGGAAGATCCGCTCGGTACCGGTTATCAGCTTTCTAATGCCTTGATGGCGTTTGGTCGTGGTGAATGGACCGGAGTAGGGCTAGGCCATAGTATCCAGAAAATGTCATATCTGCCGGAAGCGCATACTGACTTTATGTTGGCAATCTTAGGGGAAGAATTTGGTTTCTTGGGTATTTCTACCATTCTGATTCTGTCCTTCACGGTGATGGTCTGCTGTATCCGGATTGGGCATCGTGCCTTGCAGCATCAGTACTTGCGTGCAGGTTATCTGGCTTATGGGATCAGTATCATTTTCCTGTTACAGATTCTGGTAAACGCCGGGATGAATATGGGCCTATTGCCAACCAAAGGGTTGACCCTGCCATTTATTAGTTATGGCGGTTCATCACTTATTATTTGTGCAGTGATGATCAGTTTGATTTTGAAAATTGATTCGACGACTCAGCAGGTCAATCCAAGCCGGGAAGAATCAAGCTTCTAG
- the gluQRS gene encoding tRNA glutamyl-Q(34) synthetase GluQRS — translation MSLSNPSLTLPLSKGGKAEENYVGRFAPSPTGPLHFGSLITAVASYCDAKAHQGRWLVRIEDTDIPRIYPGSEEHILRALDAFEFEPDGEIIYQKDRLDIYENVIQQLRQQGLVYACQCTRKMLGSNHIYQDTCRDLGLPFEHQAIRVKVEDVEICFEDRLQGRHCSQLKKDLGDFVLKRRDGIINYQLAVVVDDYLQGMTHVVRGADLLDNTERQIYLGQLLGYPRLSYMHLPLAMNDQGQKLSKQNLAQALDLDQAPLLLQKALQALCQVPVELDRSAHMLEQAVAQWDISRIPHTTELQGHYL, via the coding sequence ATGTCTTTAAGTAATCCCTCCCTGACCCTCCCTTTATCAAAGGGAGGGAAAGCTGAAGAGAATTACGTGGGCCGGTTCGCGCCATCGCCAACCGGCCCTTTGCATTTTGGTTCCCTCATTACCGCAGTCGCTAGTTACTGCGATGCCAAAGCCCATCAGGGGCGCTGGCTAGTCCGTATTGAAGATACAGACATCCCGCGAATTTATCCCGGCAGCGAAGAACATATTTTGCGTGCCTTGGATGCTTTTGAATTCGAGCCAGATGGTGAAATCATTTATCAGAAAGATCGTCTGGATATTTACGAAAATGTGATCCAGCAACTGCGCCAGCAGGGTCTGGTCTATGCCTGTCAATGTACCCGTAAAATGCTGGGTTCCAATCATATTTATCAGGACACCTGTCGTGACTTAGGTTTGCCTTTTGAACATCAGGCAATTCGGGTCAAGGTTGAAGATGTTGAAATCTGTTTTGAAGACCGTCTGCAAGGCCGACACTGCTCACAACTGAAAAAGGACTTGGGCGATTTTGTCTTAAAACGCCGTGATGGCATCATCAATTATCAGTTGGCAGTTGTGGTCGATGACTATCTGCAAGGCATGACCCATGTAGTCCGTGGTGCAGACCTTTTGGACAACACGGAACGTCAGATTTATCTGGGTCAATTACTAGGTTATCCGCGTTTAAGCTATATGCATTTACCACTGGCAATGAATGATCAGGGCCAGAAACTATCTAAACAAAACTTGGCGCAAGCACTGGATCTTGATCAGGCTCCCCTGCTCTTGCAAAAAGCACTTCAAGCCCTATGTCAGGTGCCCGTAGAACTGGATCGCTCTGCTCATATGCTCGAACAAGCCGTCGCACAATGGGATATTTCCCGAATCCCGCATACAACTGAGCTACAAGGTCACTATTTATAA
- the dksA gene encoding RNA polymerase-binding protein DksA, with amino-acid sequence MANDNQNQVLDEQTDVVEEKPTKRVRKSKPKTTEGGSTASLFGIEPYQPKKNEEYMSEGQLEHFRQILMAWKAELMSEVDRTLNTMQDENTALPDVNDRATQEEEFAIELRTRDRERKLIRKIEQSIEAIKNDDYGFCETCGIEIGLRRLEARPTATLCIDCKTLAEIKEKQNNG; translated from the coding sequence ATGGCGAATGACAACCAAAATCAAGTCTTAGACGAACAAACTGATGTTGTAGAGGAAAAACCTACAAAACGTGTGCGCAAATCTAAGCCGAAAACGACTGAGGGTGGTTCTACTGCTAGCTTATTTGGTATTGAACCTTATCAACCTAAAAAAAATGAAGAATACATGTCTGAAGGGCAGCTTGAACACTTCCGCCAAATCTTGATGGCATGGAAAGCTGAACTGATGTCAGAAGTTGATCGTACTTTAAATACGATGCAAGACGAAAACACTGCACTCCCTGATGTAAACGACCGTGCGACTCAGGAAGAAGAATTTGCCATCGAACTTCGTACTCGTGACCGTGAACGTAAACTGATCCGCAAAATCGAGCAATCTATCGAAGCGATTAAAAACGATGACTACGGTTTCTGTGAAACTTGTGGTATCGAAATTGGTCTGCGCCGTCTAGAAGCACGTCCAACTGCAACTTTATGTATCGACTGCAAAACTTTGGCAGAGATCAAAGAGAAGCAAAATAACGGTTAA
- the murD gene encoding UDP-N-acetylmuramoyl-L-alanine--D-glutamate ligase, with amino-acid sequence MLIQRGGLKVVAGLGISGVAAVNFLHGQGYRVAVTDSRATPPGHDQIPAEVQTSFGNFDQNLLLSAEEIIISPGLDPKLPEIQAALDQGIPVVSEIQILRRATDKPIVAITGSNAKSTVTTLIGLMAANAGKKVAVGGNLGRPALDLTKDDPELYILELSSFQLETTSNLQAEVAVVLNMSEDHLDRHGDMMGYHTAKHRIFQGVKKVVFNRDDSLTRPLVPDATPMQSFGLNAPDINQYGILKDKDGTIWLARGRERLLKSSDMYIQGTHNVANALACLALGEAIGLPMNVMLDTLKTFKGLEHRCEFVKEFNGVRYYNDSKGTNIGATLAALDGLGMAIEAQSGKVAIILGGQGKGQDFTALRDSLSKYAKIAVLIGVDRPIIEEAIAGTTELIHAESLQEAVEVCQKRTQAHDVVLLSPACASFDMFSGYPERGRKFVAYVNELN; translated from the coding sequence ATGTTAATACAACGTGGTGGATTAAAAGTCGTTGCAGGACTCGGGATTTCAGGTGTTGCTGCGGTCAACTTCTTACATGGCCAGGGCTACCGCGTTGCAGTAACGGACTCAAGAGCTACCCCTCCGGGACATGACCAAATTCCTGCGGAAGTACAGACCAGTTTTGGCAATTTTGACCAGAATCTGTTGCTCTCTGCCGAAGAAATTATCATCAGTCCGGGACTCGATCCAAAACTGCCTGAAATCCAGGCAGCACTAGATCAAGGTATTCCTGTGGTAAGTGAAATCCAGATTTTACGTCGTGCGACTGATAAGCCGATTGTGGCGATTACCGGTTCCAATGCCAAAAGTACCGTAACTACTTTAATCGGTCTGATGGCAGCGAATGCGGGTAAAAAAGTGGCGGTTGGGGGGAATCTTGGTCGTCCAGCACTGGATCTGACCAAAGATGATCCTGAGCTGTATATTTTGGAGTTGTCGAGCTTCCAGTTAGAAACCACATCAAACTTGCAGGCTGAAGTGGCTGTTGTTCTGAATATGAGTGAAGACCATCTGGATCGTCATGGCGACATGATGGGTTATCACACCGCCAAACACCGTATTTTCCAAGGCGTGAAAAAAGTGGTGTTTAACCGTGATGATTCACTGACCCGTCCACTGGTTCCAGATGCAACACCGATGCAGAGCTTTGGTTTGAATGCACCGGACATCAACCAGTACGGTATTCTCAAAGATAAGGATGGCACGATCTGGCTGGCACGTGGTCGTGAACGTCTGCTCAAAAGTTCTGACATGTACATTCAAGGTACCCATAATGTGGCGAATGCCTTGGCTTGTCTGGCTCTAGGTGAAGCAATTGGCTTACCAATGAACGTTATGCTAGATACATTAAAAACCTTCAAAGGTTTGGAACATCGCTGCGAATTTGTTAAAGAATTCAATGGGGTACGTTATTATAATGACTCCAAAGGAACCAATATCGGAGCAACGCTCGCAGCACTTGATGGTCTAGGCATGGCGATCGAAGCTCAAAGCGGTAAGGTTGCCATTATTCTTGGTGGTCAGGGTAAAGGTCAGGATTTTACTGCTTTACGTGACTCATTATCTAAGTATGCAAAAATCGCCGTATTGATTGGCGTGGACCGCCCAATTATTGAAGAAGCAATTGCAGGTACGACTGAATTGATTCATGCGGAAAGCCTGCAGGAAGCAGTAGAAGTTTGCCAAAAGCGCACTCAGGCACATGATGTCGTGTTATTGTCTCCTGCATGTGCAAGTTTTGACATGTTCTCCGGTTATCCGGAACGTGGTCGCAAGTTTGTGGCCTATGTGAATGAACTCAATTAA
- a CDS encoding homoserine dehydrogenase: protein MKPVRLAILGLGTVGGGALKLLKENAAEIKRRTGREIQITHVGTRRPRPDLDLPESVKQSADLLDIVRQPDVDVVVEVMGGIHPAYEVIKEAILHGKQVVTANKALLAEHGNELFKLADDNAVQIAYEAAVAGGIPIIKVMREGLAANKIDWLAGIINGTGNFILTEMRDKGRAFADVLKEAQELGYAEADPTFDVEGIDAAHKLTLLASIAFGIPLQFDKVFTEGISKITAQDVKYAEDLGFRIKHLGIARRAETGIELRVHPTLIPEEQLIANVNGVKNAVLVQANAVGPTLYYGAGAGAGPTASAVVADVVDIVRDISYTEDGAGTIPQLAFESLSDLPILPREEMTTGYYIRINAEDQTGVLAEVTSILSREGISIDAILQQSRLKDLIPIVILTDPVKEAKMDEALKQIQALPVIHGEIVRIRLESLDN, encoded by the coding sequence GTGAAACCAGTTCGTCTGGCAATCCTCGGTCTTGGTACTGTGGGTGGTGGTGCCCTTAAACTATTAAAAGAAAATGCTGCTGAGATTAAACGTCGCACCGGTCGTGAAATTCAAATTACCCATGTTGGTACGCGTCGTCCGCGTCCTGATCTGGATCTACCTGAATCAGTCAAACAAAGTGCAGATCTGCTCGATATCGTACGTCAACCTGATGTAGATGTGGTGGTTGAAGTCATGGGCGGTATTCACCCTGCTTATGAAGTGATTAAAGAAGCCATTTTGCATGGCAAACAGGTCGTAACTGCCAACAAGGCCCTATTGGCTGAACATGGAAATGAACTGTTCAAACTTGCCGATGACAACGCTGTGCAAATTGCTTACGAGGCAGCGGTGGCTGGCGGCATTCCAATTATTAAAGTGATGCGTGAAGGTCTGGCAGCCAACAAGATTGACTGGCTGGCTGGCATCATTAACGGTACAGGCAACTTCATCCTGACTGAAATGCGAGATAAAGGCCGTGCCTTTGCTGATGTACTGAAAGAAGCACAAGAGCTGGGTTATGCAGAAGCAGATCCAACCTTCGACGTAGAAGGCATCGATGCAGCACACAAACTGACATTACTGGCCTCTATTGCTTTTGGTATTCCATTACAGTTTGATAAAGTCTTTACTGAAGGCATTAGCAAAATTACTGCACAAGACGTGAAATATGCTGAAGACTTGGGCTTCCGTATCAAACACCTCGGTATTGCCCGTCGTGCTGAAACGGGTATCGAACTCCGTGTACACCCTACTCTGATTCCTGAAGAGCAATTGATCGCTAATGTGAATGGTGTAAAAAATGCAGTTCTGGTTCAAGCCAATGCGGTTGGTCCTACACTGTATTACGGTGCAGGTGCGGGTGCAGGTCCTACAGCTTCTGCAGTAGTCGCAGATGTCGTGGATATCGTACGTGATATTTCTTATACTGAAGATGGTGCTGGTACAATTCCACAACTGGCTTTTGAAAGCTTAAGTGACCTGCCAATCCTGCCACGTGAAGAAATGACGACTGGATACTACATCCGGATCAATGCTGAAGATCAAACCGGAGTACTGGCTGAAGTAACCTCTATTCTAAGCCGCGAAGGCATCAGTATTGATGCAATTCTGCAGCAGTCACGTCTGAAAGATCTTATTCCTATCGTGATCCTGACTGATCCAGTCAAGGAAGCGAAAATGGATGAAGCGTTAAAACAAATTCAAGCTCTTCCTGTCATTCATGGCGAAATTGTACGAATTCGTTTAGAATCGCTTGATAATTAA
- a CDS encoding DUF6587 family protein: MIEILIVAVLVVWSALVVFKKVFPNTSRSVFQKLSDACAAKDWYTLAKWLKPAMASGCGGNCACPASEQSSDAKPKAQAVKWK, encoded by the coding sequence ATGATTGAAATTCTGATTGTAGCGGTACTGGTTGTCTGGAGTGCGCTCGTGGTATTTAAAAAGGTATTTCCGAATACCTCACGCTCAGTCTTCCAGAAGCTGTCTGATGCCTGTGCAGCCAAGGACTGGTACACGCTGGCGAAATGGTTAAAACCGGCTATGGCCAGTGGCTGTGGTGGTAACTGTGCCTGCCCGGCATCGGAACAAAGTTCGGATGCTAAGCCTAAAGCTCAGGCAGTGAAATGGAAGTAA
- the feoB gene encoding ferrous iron transporter B, with protein sequence MSDTLRIALVGNPNCGKTSLFNHLTGSRQKVGNYAGVTVERKVGNFTLPSGKPVRVLDLPGTYSLDATSPDEEITRNVVQGKIAEEGQQDTFLCVVDATNLKLHLGLVLEMIQLGRPMLVVLNMMDEARRRGMQINTQKLSERLGVPVVETVAVRTSGIENLKNALDKNKFSAPQTELSGLSGDHHHQIASILKDVVNYADQEDKRTDFLDKIFLHPVLGLLSLAIMMFVVFQAVFAWAAPFMDGIETFFGWLGEYMGGLIAHPLLNSLVVDGIIAGAGGVVVFLPQILILFFFILVLEESGYLPRAAFLLDKLMFKAGLSGRAFIPLLSSFACAVPGIMASRTISDPRDRLTTIFVAPLMTCSARLPVYALLIAAFIPEQTVWGFMNLQGLVLFGLYMAGILSALIVSFILKFFHRDKSQHMLLMELPSYRFPDVKNVWIGLLDRGKIFLKRVGGIIFALSILLWFLCTFPQPPEGATLPDIDYSFAGMLGHVMQPIFAPLGFNWQICIALIPAMAAREVVVAALGTVYALSAVDEDAMSEGLAALISGGGDLGWSIATGLSLLVWFIYAPHCLATLATVKRETGSWKTVSFMTFYLFGLAYFMSFLTYQIASHYLG encoded by the coding sequence ATGAGTGATACCTTACGTATTGCCCTTGTCGGTAACCCAAACTGCGGTAAAACTTCTTTATTCAACCATTTAACCGGATCCCGTCAAAAAGTCGGCAACTATGCCGGGGTTACGGTTGAGCGTAAAGTCGGGAATTTCACACTTCCTTCAGGTAAACCGGTACGTGTACTGGATCTGCCAGGAACTTATAGTCTGGATGCCACCAGCCCGGACGAAGAAATTACCCGTAATGTGGTTCAGGGTAAAATTGCAGAAGAAGGCCAGCAGGATACTTTCCTGTGCGTTGTAGATGCAACTAACCTAAAACTGCATCTGGGGCTGGTACTGGAAATGATTCAGCTGGGTCGTCCAATGCTGGTGGTGCTGAACATGATGGATGAAGCACGCCGTCGTGGGATGCAGATCAATACCCAGAAACTGTCTGAGCGCTTGGGTGTGCCGGTAGTTGAAACTGTTGCTGTGCGTACTTCAGGCATTGAAAATCTGAAAAATGCACTGGATAAAAACAAGTTTTCTGCCCCGCAAACTGAACTCAGCGGTTTGAGTGGTGATCACCATCATCAGATTGCCAGCATTCTGAAAGATGTGGTGAATTATGCCGATCAGGAAGATAAACGTACTGATTTTCTGGACAAGATATTCCTGCATCCGGTATTGGGCCTGCTTAGCTTAGCCATTATGATGTTTGTGGTGTTTCAGGCGGTCTTTGCCTGGGCTGCGCCATTTATGGACGGAATTGAAACTTTCTTCGGCTGGCTGGGCGAGTACATGGGTGGGCTGATCGCTCATCCTTTATTAAACAGCTTGGTGGTTGACGGGATTATTGCCGGTGCGGGTGGGGTCGTGGTCTTCCTGCCGCAGATTCTGATTCTGTTCTTCTTTATTCTGGTACTAGAAGAGTCCGGCTATTTACCACGTGCCGCCTTCTTGCTGGATAAATTGATGTTTAAAGCAGGTCTTTCGGGCCGTGCTTTCATCCCTCTATTGTCCAGCTTTGCCTGTGCCGTGCCGGGGATTATGGCTTCAAGGACGATTAGTGATCCACGTGACCGTCTGACTACGATTTTTGTGGCGCCACTGATGACCTGTTCGGCACGTCTGCCAGTATATGCTTTGCTGATTGCAGCGTTTATTCCTGAGCAAACCGTTTGGGGTTTCATGAACCTGCAGGGTCTGGTGTTATTTGGTCTGTATATGGCCGGTATTCTGAGTGCACTGATTGTTTCCTTTATCCTGAAATTTTTCCATAGAGACAAGTCACAGCACATGCTGTTGATGGAGCTGCCAAGTTACCGTTTCCCGGATGTGAAAAACGTCTGGATTGGGCTATTGGATCGCGGCAAAATTTTCTTGAAGCGTGTCGGCGGCATCATCTTTGCATTATCTATTCTGCTATGGTTCCTGTGTACGTTCCCGCAGCCACCAGAAGGTGCAACTTTACCGGATATCGATTATTCCTTTGCCGGGATGCTGGGCCATGTAATGCAACCTATTTTTGCCCCATTGGGCTTTAACTGGCAGATCTGTATTGCACTGATTCCGGCGATGGCAGCGCGTGAAGTCGTTGTGGCAGCATTGGGTACGGTTTATGCCTTGTCTGCAGTTGATGAAGATGCCATGTCTGAGGGTCTGGCGGCACTGATTAGTGGCGGTGGTGATCTGGGCTGGTCGATCGCGACCGGCTTGTCTCTACTGGTCTGGTTTATCTATGCGCCGCATTGTCTGGCGACTTTAGCCACTGTGAAGCGTGAAACCGGTTCATGGAAAACGGTCAGCTTTATGACCTTCTACCTGTTTGGTTTGGCATATTTCATGTCATTCCTGACTTATCAAATTGCATCACATTATTTGGGTTAA
- a CDS encoding DsbC family protein — protein MTFARTKIFIACLLATGLGLSACSNSNNSDKKQDTLTASAPATGEASNLSERNAQQRLISTLEGHFKKAGINAKITGIKTTEVPNMSWVSLEGMAPVYVTNDGKYLIQGDVIRLGDKELHNVSETLQSDVNKKIFANLKAEDLLIYPAKGKTKHVIYVFTDVSCPYCHKFHEQMDEMNSKGIEVRYIAWPRGEQHMPAMEAIWCNSDRRAAFDQAIAGGSITPTTCKNPVKDQYQMGLNIGVNGTPGVYSSEGLYLGGYMSTSELLDRLK, from the coding sequence ATGACATTTGCCCGCACCAAAATTTTTATCGCTTGTCTGCTTGCTACCGGTCTGGGACTGAGCGCATGTTCCAATTCCAATAATTCAGATAAAAAGCAAGATACGCTTACAGCAAGTGCACCGGCGACGGGTGAAGCCTCTAACCTTAGCGAACGTAATGCACAGCAACGCCTGATTTCAACGCTCGAAGGTCATTTCAAAAAAGCGGGAATTAACGCAAAAATCACGGGTATTAAAACCACTGAAGTACCCAACATGTCATGGGTCAGCCTGGAAGGTATGGCACCCGTCTATGTGACAAATGATGGCAAATATCTGATTCAGGGCGATGTCATTCGCCTTGGAGATAAAGAGCTGCACAATGTCAGTGAAACTTTGCAATCTGACGTCAACAAGAAAATCTTTGCAAACCTTAAAGCGGAAGACCTGCTGATCTATCCAGCCAAAGGTAAAACCAAGCATGTGATCTATGTCTTTACCGATGTCAGCTGTCCGTATTGTCACAAATTCCATGAACAGATGGATGAAATGAACAGCAAAGGCATCGAAGTGCGTTATATTGCTTGGCCACGTGGTGAACAGCATATGCCCGCCATGGAAGCCATCTGGTGTAATTCCGACCGTCGCGCAGCCTTCGATCAGGCCATTGCCGGTGGATCTATCACGCCGACTACTTGTAAAAATCCTGTGAAAGATCAATATCAAATGGGTCTTAATATTGGTGTCAATGGTACGCCGGGTGTATACAGTTCTGAAGGACTTTATCTCGGTGGCTATATGAGCACATCAGAATTATTGGATCGACTTAAATAA
- a CDS encoding FeoA family protein, producing the protein MRLSDLKAKQTAIIRKVNRTTDGKGASHDVVASRLETLGFVPGTQVQVITKGIFGGDPILIQVGFTRFALRKSEAAKIEIEQGAAA; encoded by the coding sequence GTGCGTTTGTCTGATTTGAAAGCAAAACAAACTGCCATCATTCGAAAAGTTAATCGAACTACTGATGGTAAAGGCGCTTCCCACGATGTTGTGGCCAGTCGCTTGGAAACTTTAGGTTTTGTACCAGGGACTCAGGTACAAGTCATTACCAAAGGTATTTTTGGTGGGGATCCGATTCTTATTCAGGTGGGGTTTACGCGTTTTGCTTTACGAAAATCGGAAGCGGCCAAGATTGAAATTGAACAGGGAGCCGCGGCATGA
- a CDS encoding zinc ribbon domain-containing protein → MFFIFGVGPKTKVIEKSQFLCPVCRTRSGYELKQQRNYFSLFFIPLIPLSKAKSAFVRCLNCGTVMPSTVLDHAQPDPQRPSNLEA, encoded by the coding sequence ATGTTTTTTATTTTTGGTGTAGGACCGAAAACCAAAGTCATTGAGAAAAGTCAGTTTCTTTGTCCAGTCTGCCGAACCCGTTCTGGGTATGAACTCAAACAGCAGCGTAATTATTTTTCTTTATTTTTTATTCCGCTGATTCCACTTTCCAAGGCGAAAAGTGCTTTTGTGCGTTGCCTGAATTGTGGAACTGTCATGCCGAGCACAGTACTTGACCATGCTCAGCCTGATCCACAGCGTCCGTCTAATCTAGAAGCTTGA
- the xerD gene encoding site-specific tyrosine recombinase XerD translates to MLNKKPRIPSPVQIPEAFSYLQGFRDYLIAQTVSPHTRNAYLSDLIQCAECLVKPLPEWNHDDISDVLIELTKQQKSPRSIARCLSALRSFYKFLREQKLRSDNPVAAHKTPKLGRALPKDLSEADVEALIHAPDINTALGLRDRAMFEVLYACGLRVTELINLRLDLINLKQGYLRIVGKGNKERLVPMGQMACEWVEKYLQEARPQLYKTATDYLFLTQHGGIMSRQNFWYAIKRYALQAGIQAELSPHTLRHAFATHLLNHGADLRVVQMLLGHSDLSTTQIYTHVAQVRMQQLHATHHPRA, encoded by the coding sequence ATGCTGAATAAAAAACCTCGCATTCCTAGTCCAGTTCAGATTCCTGAAGCTTTCAGTTACTTACAGGGTTTTCGCGATTATCTGATTGCCCAGACAGTGAGCCCTCATACCCGAAATGCCTATTTGTCTGATCTGATCCAGTGTGCCGAATGTCTGGTTAAACCTTTACCAGAATGGAACCATGACGATATTTCCGATGTACTGATTGAACTGACCAAACAGCAAAAAAGTCCACGTTCAATTGCACGATGTTTGTCCGCCTTACGTTCTTTTTATAAATTCCTGCGGGAACAAAAACTGCGGAGTGACAATCCGGTTGCTGCCCATAAAACACCAAAACTGGGCCGTGCTTTGCCTAAAGACCTGTCTGAAGCTGATGTTGAAGCGCTGATTCATGCACCCGATATTAATACTGCCCTCGGTTTACGTGATCGTGCCATGTTTGAAGTGCTTTATGCCTGTGGTTTACGGGTGACAGAACTGATTAATCTGCGTCTCGATCTGATTAATTTAAAACAGGGCTATTTGCGTATTGTTGGTAAAGGCAATAAAGAACGTCTAGTGCCAATGGGACAGATGGCCTGTGAATGGGTAGAAAAATATTTACAAGAAGCACGTCCGCAATTGTATAAAACAGCAACTGATTATCTGTTCCTCACCCAGCATGGCGGCATCATGAGCCGACAGAATTTCTGGTATGCCATTAAACGCTACGCACTACAAGCCGGAATTCAAGCTGAACTGTCTCCGCATACTTTGCGCCATGCCTTCGCCACGCATTTACTTAATCATGGCGCTGACTTACGGGTAGTACAAATGTTGCTAGGTCATAGTGATTTATCCACCACACAGATCTATACCCATGTGGCACAAGTCAGAATGCAGCAACTGCATGCAACCCATCATCCACGGGCTTAA